In Pseudomonas saponiphila, the genomic stretch AGGCGTGCGCCGTGCACCAGTTGCGCGGCGGCGCTGCAGGTGTCGCCCCAGAAGGCGCTGGCGCAGCCGATTCGTACAGTCTTGGTCATGGCAGGGCTCTCGGAAAAACAACTGCGAGGAGGCTACCAAGCAAGCGCTTGGTTTGTAAATGGGCCGATGGATTCTTCTGCCCAAGCGCTTGCTTGGTGATCCCGGGGAGCTTAAATTGCGCGCGCTACAGCCGGTTTCGGGCTGGGCTCTTGATGAAGTGACGCTAGGAGAACACCGGTGGACGAGCAAAAAGCCTTGCAGGTGGTACGCGAGCTGATTGCCAGCGGGCAAGTGACCGATCCCGACAGTGCCCGGGGCAAACTGTTGCAGACCGCCGCCCATCTGTTTCGCAACAAGGGCTACGAACGCACCACGGTGCGCGATCTGGCCAGCGCGGTGGGCATCCAGTCCGGCAGCATCTTTCACCACTTCAAGAGCAAGGACGACATCCTGCGGGCGGTGATGCAGGAAACCATCCACTACAACACCGCCCTGATGCGCGCCGAGCTGGCCGAGGCCGGCAGCGTGCGCGAGCGGGTGCTGGCGCTGATCCGCTGCGAACTGCAATCGATCATGGGCGGCAGCGGCGAAGCCATGGCGGTGCTGGTGTACGAATGGCGTTCGCTGTCTGCGCAAGGTCAGGCCGAGGTGCTGGCCCTGCGCGACATCTATGAACAGATCTGGCTCCAGGTGCTGGGGGAGGCCAAGGCCGCCGGGTTTATCAAGGGCGATGTGTTCATCACTCGGCGCTTTCTCACGGGCGCGTTGTCCTGGACCACCACCTGGTTTCGGGCCCAGGGCAGCATGACCCTGGAGCAGTTGGCCGAGGAGGCCCTGCTGCTGGTGCTCAAGGATCATTCGCAGGCCGACTGATTCTGCCGTGCAACGTTGTCGAAGAGCCTTAAAGCGCCTAGCTTTAGAGCATTATTTTTCTTTTGTCCGAGGTGGGTTGCCTTGATGTCCTTGTCGCTGCGATCAGCCTTGCGAATGCTCTTGCTGGCGCTGGCAACCCTTTGGGTCTGTCCAGTCTCCTCGGCGCAACTGGTGCGGGTCGCGGCGGCGCATTTTCCGCCCTATACCGTCCGTCCTGAAACCGGTGCCGACACTGGCCTGTTGCCGCAGCTGGTGGAGGCCCTGAACCAGTCCCAGAGCAAGTACCAGTTCGTCCTGGTGCCGACCTCGATTCCCCGGCGTTTCCGCGATTTCGAACAAGGCCGGGTCGACCTGGCGATCTTCGAGAATCCGGCCTGGGGCTGGAAGGACATTGACCACACCAGCGTCGACATGGGCCTGGAGGATGCGGAGATCTTCGTCGCCCAGCGCCAGCCCAATCGTGGCCAGGAGTATTTCGCCGACCTCAAGGGCAAGCGCCTGGCACTGTTCAGTGGCTATCACTACGCCTTTGCCCAGTTCAACGCCGACCCCAAGTACCTGGCCGACACCTACAACGCCACGCTTACCTATTCCCACGACAGCAACCTGCTGATGGTCCTGCGGGGCAGGGCGGACATAGCCCTGGTGACCCGCTCCTACCTCAGCGATTTCCTGGCCCGCAATGTCCAGGACGACGGCCAGTTGCTGGTGTCCCAGCGCATCGACCAGGTTTACCACCACTACAGCCTGATCCGCCCCCAGGCGCCGATCAGCGCCGAGGACTTTGCCGGGCTGCTGCAAAAACTGCGGGACAACGGCCAGATGCGCAAGATCTTCGACCCCTACCGCATCGTCGTGATGCCCGTGCCCCACGCCTGAGCCCCTGGCGCCCCGAGGGGCGCCTAAATTTTTCCCGCCGGCCCACGTCACTTGCTTGAATGCCCTTTGACGGTGAGGCCTGCCATGTCCCTTGTAAGTCCGCTGAGTGTCGAAATCCTGTCGGCGGCCGTGCTATCGGGCATCGATGAGGTTGGCGCCCGGCCTCGGTTGTTCCCGGCATGGCGCAGCCAGGGCCAGGAGTCCTTGGCCCCGGGGCCCCAGGCCGAGCGGCAGGATCAGTTGGCGTTCTGGCTGTCGGCCCAGGTGCACGCGCTGTACCTGGACCCGCCGGGCGCGCCGCCACCGCCACCCGCCCACGCCGATGCCTGTGCCGGGCCAAACCGTTGTCGGTACTGCCGGCAGGACTTCGATCTTTTGCACAAACGTGCCGCGTTGCTGGTGCTGGGGTGCAGTGGCCTGCTGGAGGGGTGAGCGGTGCTCGGCGCTCAGCGCCGGGCGAAGCTATCGGGGCGGTTGCCCGAGACTTTGCGGCAATGCACCAGGGCATCGCGAATCATGAAATTGACCAGGGTCGGCGAGACGCCCAGCTCCTTGGCGATGTCCTTTTGCGGGACCCCGTGCAAGCGATACATCTCGAAGGCATAGCGGGTGTGCGGATTTCGGAGCACCGTGACCGGCCGTTTCGGTTGATCGTGACCGGTCATTTCGCTAACGCGTGACCGCTCATTTCGGTAGCAACGTGACCGATTTTCCGCCTGTTCCGAAACAGGTGGTCACGGCTTACCGAAATCGCCGGTCACGACTTAGCGAAAGCCTTCCCCTTCGTTGCGCATGACCTGATGCGCCGCCATCCTCGACCGATTTCGGGAGAGGAAGATGGCGGCGCCGCGAGTAGCCATGCGAAACATCAAAGAATGTCTGCGCCTCAAGTTTGAGGCCGGCTTGTCCCACGAGAAGATTGCCCGTGCCTTGCAGCTGTCCAAGGGCGTGGTTAGCAAGTACATCGCGGCGGCGCGGGTGGCCGGGCTGGACTGGCCGGCGCTGGTGGCCATGGACGAGGCCGCGCTGGCGGCCGCCTTGTTTGCACCGACGTCGACGAACAAGCCGCGCGGTGAGCGAGTGCTGCCCGATGTGCTGAGCATCCACCGCGAGTTGCGACGCAAGGGCGTGACCTTGCAGCTGCTGTGGGAGGAATATCTCGCCGCGCATGCGGGCCAGCCGACCTACCGCTACACCCAGTTCGTCGAGCACTACCGGCGCTACGCCCAGACGCTCAAACGTTCGATGCGTCAGCTGCACCGTGCGGGCGAGAAGCTATTCATCGACTATGCCGGGCCGACGCTGCCGGTGGTCGACCCGGCCACCGGCGAAGTGCGCCGGGCGCACATCTTCGTCGCCGCCCTGGGCGCCTCGAATTACACCTATGCCTGCGCGACGCCAGGCGAAACCCAGGTGGACTGGCTGACCTCGCTGGGCCAGGCTCTGACCTACTTTGGCGGCGTGCCGGAAATGGTTGTGCCGGACAATCCGCGCGCCCTGGTCGCCCAGCCGGATCGCTACGAGCCGGGCCTGAACCGGGCCACGCTGGAGTGCGCGCGTCATTACCAGACGGTGATCCTGCCGGCACGGCCACGCAAGCCTCAGGACAAGGCCAAGGCCGAGGTGGCGGTGCAGGTGGTCGAGCGCTGGATCATGGCGCGGCTGCGCCATCGGCAGTTCTTCAGCCTGCATGCGCTTAACCAGGCCATCGCCGAGCTGCTGGAGGATCTGAATCGGCGCCCGTTCAAGCGGCTCGATGGCTGCCGGCGCGACTGGTTCGAGCGCCTGGATCGCCCGGCCTTGCGAGCGCTGCCGGTGCATCCCT encodes the following:
- a CDS encoding TetR/AcrR family transcriptional regulator, which gives rise to MDEQKALQVVRELIASGQVTDPDSARGKLLQTAAHLFRNKGYERTTVRDLASAVGIQSGSIFHHFKSKDDILRAVMQETIHYNTALMRAELAEAGSVRERVLALIRCELQSIMGGSGEAMAVLVYEWRSLSAQGQAEVLALRDIYEQIWLQVLGEAKAAGFIKGDVFITRRFLTGALSWTTTWFRAQGSMTLEQLAEEALLLVLKDHSQAD
- a CDS encoding substrate-binding periplasmic protein translates to MSLSLRSALRMLLLALATLWVCPVSSAQLVRVAAAHFPPYTVRPETGADTGLLPQLVEALNQSQSKYQFVLVPTSIPRRFRDFEQGRVDLAIFENPAWGWKDIDHTSVDMGLEDAEIFVAQRQPNRGQEYFADLKGKRLALFSGYHYAFAQFNADPKYLADTYNATLTYSHDSNLLMVLRGRADIALVTRSYLSDFLARNVQDDGQLLVSQRIDQVYHHYSLIRPQAPISAEDFAGLLQKLRDNGQMRKIFDPYRIVVMPVPHA
- a CDS encoding pyoverdine biosynthesis protein, which translates into the protein MSLVSPLSVEILSAAVLSGIDEVGARPRLFPAWRSQGQESLAPGPQAERQDQLAFWLSAQVHALYLDPPGAPPPPPAHADACAGPNRCRYCRQDFDLLHKRAALLVLGCSGLLEG
- the istA gene encoding IS21 family transposase — its product is MAAPRVAMRNIKECLRLKFEAGLSHEKIARALQLSKGVVSKYIAAARVAGLDWPALVAMDEAALAAALFAPTSTNKPRGERVLPDVLSIHRELRRKGVTLQLLWEEYLAAHAGQPTYRYTQFVEHYRRYAQTLKRSMRQLHRAGEKLFIDYAGPTLPVVDPATGEVRRAHIFVAALGASNYTYACATPGETQVDWLTSLGQALTYFGGVPEMVVPDNPRALVAQPDRYEPGLNRATLECARHYQTVILPARPRKPQDKAKAEVAVQVVERWIMARLRHRQFFSLHALNQAIAELLEDLNRRPFKRLDGCRRDWFERLDRPALRALPVHPYEVATFKRCKVSIDYHIEVNGSFYSVPSALARQNVDVRLTAHTLEVLHGNRRVASHLLLGRRGAYSTQREHMPAAHQAHREWTPQRLLDWGARIGPYTRQLIDHQLTHKPHPEMGYRACLGLLSLARRYGNARLEAAAERAVHLRAFTGRSVRNLLQQGLDQQPLPQRAAETTLPGDHENVRGADYYQPPQQELFDDAATHPESTAPATPGRHGPRPGRAMDAAGQPQPELR